The Amblyomma americanum isolate KBUSLIRL-KWMA chromosome 3, ASM5285725v1, whole genome shotgun sequence genome window below encodes:
- the LOC144124544 gene encoding uncharacterized protein LOC144124544, translating to MSAPWDHSGYTSPAEVVLTTMIDEEEDHTMPEVMDSSKKPNETAVSIASWDERQTKLLLDYYARYARDVGPLKKFRSKRAMFEQIACDMFGILGIHRTAVQCETRFKTVSERKRNEEKHNNTSGNSRCRVEYEQEFDAIKAIDDSLEPEVLRGVDTVRYKKASTCKASPRPSTSADVQENSEFSGDTLSLISSGGDCSFEAGTDSQDEEPKKKRADRRLRPSNSRMQHLQLFFDEMNKLHREKEKKKGR from the exons ATGAGCGCCCCATGGGACCATTCTGGATATACTTCACCAGCCGAAGTCGTGTTGACTACAATGATCGACG AGGAGGAAGACCATACAATGCCTGAAGTTATGGACTCTTCAAAGAAGCCGAACGAAACTGCGGTGTCAATTG CTTCATGGGATGAACGCCAAACAAAGCTGCTTCTGGACTACTATGCACGCTATGCCAGAGACGTGGGCCCACTCAAGAAATTTCGCAGCAAGCGAGCTATGTTCGAGCAAATTGCCTGCGATATGTTCGGCATTCTCGGCATTCATCGCACTGCTGTGCAGTGCGAAACACGCTTCAAGACAGTGTCAGAGCGGAAGAGGAACGAAGAGAAGCACAATAATACATCAGGAAATTCCCGCTGCCGCGTGGAATATGAGCAAGAGTTTGATGCCATAAAGGCTATAGATGACAGCTTGGAGCCGGAAGTCTTGCGCGGTGTGGACACCGTGAGGTATAAGAAAGCGTCGACTTGTAAAGCAAGTCCTCGACCATCAACCAGCGCAGACGTCCAGGAAAACTCGGAGTTCAGTGGTGATACCCTGTCTTTGATATCATCAGGGGGAGACTGTTCATTTGAAGCTGGTACAGATTCGCAGGACGAAGAGcccaagaaaaaaagagccgacCGGAGGTTGCGCCCAAGCAACTCTAGAATGCAACACCTGCAGTTGTTCTTTGACGAAATGAACAAACTGCAcagggagaaagagaaaaaaaaaggaagatag